From Deltaproteobacteria bacterium, a single genomic window includes:
- a CDS encoding CarD family transcriptional regulator has product MRFNVGDKAVYPGHGVGEIMGIEHQEIMGQRLSFLVLQLLDKKTEKIFIPINKVNSVGLRDVIDEKEAKKVYRILRKKDVSVDATTWNRRYREYTEKVKTGSVFEIAEVLRDLYLLKFDKDLSFGERKMFDTARALLIKELAIAKNCDEEQIEKDFVRIFTKSANAEKEKQAS; this is encoded by the coding sequence ATGCGTTTCAATGTCGGTGACAAGGCGGTCTATCCGGGGCACGGCGTGGGTGAGATCATGGGGATCGAGCATCAGGAGATCATGGGGCAGCGCCTCTCCTTCCTCGTCCTCCAGCTCCTCGACAAGAAGACCGAGAAGATCTTCATCCCCATCAACAAGGTGAACTCGGTGGGCCTCCGCGACGTGATCGACGAGAAGGAGGCCAAGAAGGTCTACCGGATTCTCCGCAAGAAGGACGTCTCGGTCGACGCCACGACCTGGAACCGCCGCTACCGGGAGTACACCGAGAAGGTGAAGACCGGCAGCGTCTTCGAGATCGCCGAGGTGCTGCGCGACCTCTACCTCCTCAAGTTCGACAAGGACCTCTCCTTCGGCGAGCGGAAGATGTTCGACACCGCCCGGGCGCTCCTCATCAAGGAGCTCGCCATCGCCAAGAACTGCGACGAGGAGCAGATCGAGAAGGACTTCGTGCGGATCTTCACCAAGTCCGCGAACGCGGAGAAGGAGAAGCAGGCCTCCTGA